The following are encoded together in the Picrophilus oshimae DSM 9789 genome:
- a CDS encoding MFS transporter: MELKSVLKSTKYIFGMNSIYLGNNYLWISFEALILPYLISIYIARSLQSIILGLVGFAGIMTGIVFNYLSGFFSDKIVTGIGRRTPFIIAGSLLSLLSLILIMFNYFYIYIVFALYIVIEIGSNLAYGAYQPLIRDIIPENQRGKSSGINGFFTLTGTAMGFGLSGLFISHGMLRISILIIIITISLSTVLTVLTIRHDDLKIIKNDIKFRFSLEFKWFFVSNFLIICGSSGLTFFEYYYIKFSLGIGNAAIFVAIAGLFILIVSAIASAFIGVLSDKIDKSILLFLFPLAGGISIFLLSMARNFIIFLILGSIIGISFGNYYSISNSYLSYIVPAGRHGQFMSVFFLSTGIASAVSPLIYGLVLYMFKYQNFESYSHLFQISSIFYFTGALIIFLKLYQKNKYY, encoded by the coding sequence ATGGAATTAAAAAGTGTGCTTAAAAGTACAAAATACATATTTGGCATGAATTCAATATACCTTGGAAATAACTATCTATGGATATCATTTGAGGCACTTATACTGCCATACCTTATATCAATTTACATAGCAAGATCGCTGCAGAGCATAATTCTCGGTCTTGTGGGCTTTGCAGGCATAATGACCGGAATTGTATTTAATTATCTTTCTGGATTTTTTAGTGACAAAATAGTGACAGGCATTGGAAGGAGAACGCCGTTTATAATTGCAGGATCGCTATTATCATTGTTATCATTGATTTTAATAATGTTTAATTATTTTTATATTTATATTGTTTTTGCACTTTATATAGTCATTGAGATCGGATCAAACCTTGCCTATGGGGCATACCAGCCCTTGATAAGGGATATAATACCCGAGAATCAGCGGGGAAAATCATCTGGTATAAATGGCTTTTTTACGCTTACCGGAACTGCAATGGGCTTCGGTCTTTCGGGATTGTTTATCAGCCACGGAATGCTCAGAATCTCGATACTTATTATAATTATAACGATTTCATTATCCACGGTTTTAACAGTTTTAACAATAAGGCATGACGATTTAAAAATTATTAAAAACGATATAAAATTCAGGTTTTCCCTTGAATTTAAATGGTTTTTCGTATCAAATTTTTTGATTATATGCGGCAGCTCTGGACTTACATTCTTTGAATACTATTACATAAAATTTTCACTTGGCATAGGCAACGCGGCAATCTTTGTTGCAATTGCCGGTCTTTTTATTTTAATTGTTTCCGCGATTGCATCGGCATTCATAGGAGTTTTATCAGACAAAATAGATAAATCAATCCTTCTGTTCCTGTTTCCACTTGCGGGCGGCATCTCAATATTTTTGCTTTCAATGGCAAGAAACTTCATAATTTTTTTAATTCTTGGATCAATTATAGGAATATCCTTTGGAAACTATTACTCAATATCAAACTCATACCTTAGCTATATTGTTCCAGCGGGCAGGCACGGCCAGTTCATGTCTGTGTTCTTTCTTTCAACAGGTATTGCATCCGCGGTATCACCATTAATATACGGCCTTGTTCTTTATATGTTTAAATACCAGAACTTTGAGTCATACAGCCATCTGTTTCAGATATCATCAATTTTTTATTTTACAGGTGCATTAATCATCTTTCTTAAACTATACCAAAAAAATAAATATTATTAA
- a CDS encoding MFS transporter: MIKKRTPGYLIGMNAVHLGNNYLWISFESYILPVELMYYKNSSLFLGIIAFLGTLIGILTALFIGNISDRFGMLWGKRSPYIMIGVILSSMILIINMLIAVNFILILAGFVLIEISSNVAVGAYQPLFVDLVEKNQRGSASGINGIFILIGSAMGYGITGLLISYRMYYYSIIIIVLVLIASGIITSITIKNDDVYVKTNFNIKSSIIDMFSLKNGLKEYKYLVAGTFFVLSGVSGLSFFELYFFKYALHAMNPSYYVSIAGIFVLIVSALASAILGYLSDKMNRIYILMVSSTLGSIAMFLIPEFQVFSFFLLFGSLIGASYGIFISVSKALASDMSPHDEGGKFMAYYNIATGGASSASPLIYGVILNYVSYSMFSYVFFAAGMMLFTGFIFIMMLKRKIINDKWN; this comes from the coding sequence ATGATTAAAAAGAGAACCCCTGGCTATTTGATCGGAATGAACGCCGTGCATCTTGGAAATAACTATCTATGGATATCATTTGAGTCTTATATACTGCCTGTAGAATTAATGTATTATAAAAACAGCAGCCTTTTCCTTGGAATTATAGCATTTTTGGGTACATTAATAGGTATTTTAACAGCGCTTTTCATTGGAAATATAAGCGACAGGTTTGGCATGCTCTGGGGGAAGAGGTCACCGTACATAATGATTGGCGTTATCCTATCTTCCATGATCCTGATAATAAACATGTTAATTGCCGTGAATTTTATATTAATACTTGCCGGATTTGTATTAATAGAGATATCATCAAATGTGGCAGTTGGTGCATACCAGCCGCTGTTTGTTGACCTCGTTGAAAAAAATCAAAGGGGCTCAGCATCAGGAATAAACGGCATCTTCATATTAATAGGTTCGGCCATGGGCTATGGAATAACAGGCCTTCTTATATCTTATAGAATGTATTATTATTCGATAATCATTATTGTCCTTGTACTTATTGCAAGCGGAATAATAACCTCAATAACAATAAAGAACGACGATGTCTATGTAAAAACCAATTTTAATATTAAATCATCAATAATTGATATGTTCAGCTTAAAAAACGGCCTTAAAGAGTACAAATACCTTGTCGCCGGAACATTTTTTGTGCTTTCTGGTGTTTCAGGCCTGTCGTTCTTTGAGCTTTACTTCTTTAAATACGCACTTCATGCAATGAATCCATCGTACTATGTTTCGATTGCAGGGATCTTCGTGTTAATTGTCTCTGCCTTGGCATCTGCGATTCTTGGTTATCTTTCAGATAAAATGAACAGAATTTATATACTTATGGTCTCATCAACGCTTGGCTCTATTGCCATGTTCCTGATACCTGAATTTCAGGTCTTTTCATTTTTCCTTTTGTTTGGATCATTAATAGGTGCATCATATGGCATATTCATCAGTGTTTCAAAGGCGCTTGCAAGCGATATGTCACCGCATGATGAGGGTGGAAAGTTCATGGCATATTATAATATTGCAACCGGCGGTGCATCCTCGGCATCACCGCTGATCTATGGTGTAATATTAAATTATGTTTCCTATTCCATGTTCTCATATGTTTTCTTTGCTGCAGGAATGATGCTTTTTACCGGCTTTATATTTATAATGATGCTAAAACGCAAAATTATTAATGATAAATGGAATTAA
- a CDS encoding glycosyltransferase — protein sequence MIIKRVLILILIYATLIFIFSGIILSFYYLYIFHHGSIADDVFSVLFWIANLFFAVQSLSLLLAFRRSMNYYSETKELNYLGATGQVAVLVPVYNEDINMVRKNLMAILNNTKYNANIYVLDDSTDGSFEKNLEFYKKINVRYIHRKNRNGYKAGALNNAIRMTNEEYIAVIDIDQMPAPDFIKVVSSLLDKHHDAGFVQVPQYYANTDSCALAYMADGQQFIFYDILMEGKSIAGTVFSCGTNIVYRRRALESVNGFDEENLVEDIATSINLIKNGWTGYYYNEKLVFGRAPVTMEGYINQQWRWARGSLSLIPKIFKNIIMNKNTKISQKIDWTATSIWYLFGWFYLIFLLAPALSLLGIYVLSFNYVGYIIIWMPYSIFSILAFSILQLQKGAPKRYIFLNMAANIIMFPLSINATISTVMHKKRPFTTARTGGVLPWIRFWPQFAFMILLFTSGILLIIRGDLFNYITAFWAFLEFTFFIPIFFINRAPRISNIDKPVFIEY from the coding sequence ATGATCATAAAAAGGGTTCTTATTCTAATTTTGATATACGCAACATTAATTTTTATCTTTTCAGGCATTATTCTATCCTTTTATTATCTTTATATATTTCATCACGGCAGCATTGCCGATGACGTATTTTCTGTTTTATTCTGGATTGCAAATTTGTTCTTTGCAGTACAGAGTTTATCACTGTTGCTGGCCTTCAGGCGCAGCATGAATTATTACAGTGAAACAAAGGAGTTAAATTATTTAGGTGCAACAGGGCAAGTCGCTGTTCTCGTTCCTGTATACAATGAGGATATAAACATGGTCAGGAAAAACCTTATGGCAATATTAAATAATACAAAGTACAATGCAAATATATATGTTCTTGATGATTCAACGGATGGCAGCTTTGAAAAGAATCTTGAATTTTATAAAAAAATCAATGTAAGATATATACATAGAAAAAATAGAAATGGATACAAGGCCGGCGCATTAAATAATGCAATAAGAATGACAAATGAGGAATACATCGCAGTAATAGATATAGACCAGATGCCTGCACCTGATTTTATAAAAGTCGTGTCATCATTGCTTGACAAACATCATGATGCCGGATTTGTTCAGGTGCCGCAGTACTATGCAAACACGGACAGCTGTGCGCTTGCATACATGGCAGATGGCCAGCAGTTCATATTCTATGATATTTTAATGGAGGGTAAGAGCATTGCCGGTACTGTTTTTTCATGCGGCACAAACATTGTTTACCGGAGGCGTGCACTTGAATCTGTAAACGGCTTTGACGAGGAAAATCTCGTTGAGGACATAGCGACATCAATAAATCTAATAAAAAATGGCTGGACCGGATACTATTACAATGAAAAGCTTGTTTTTGGCAGGGCACCTGTTACCATGGAGGGTTATATAAATCAGCAATGGCGCTGGGCCAGGGGCTCTTTATCATTAATACCAAAGATATTTAAAAACATTATAATGAATAAAAATACAAAAATTTCACAGAAAATTGACTGGACTGCAACATCAATATGGTATCTCTTTGGCTGGTTCTATTTAATCTTTCTTTTGGCGCCTGCGCTTTCCCTGCTAGGCATCTATGTATTATCGTTCAATTACGTTGGCTACATAATAATATGGATGCCGTACTCAATTTTTTCAATACTTGCATTTTCCATTTTGCAGCTTCAAAAGGGAGCTCCAAAAAGATACATATTTTTAAACATGGCTGCAAATATAATTATGTTCCCGTTGAGCATAAACGCAACAATAAGCACGGTAATGCATAAAAAAAGGCCGTTCACAACTGCAAGGACAGGAGGCGTGCTGCCCTGGATAAGGTTCTGGCCACAGTTTGCATTCATGATTTTATTATTTACATCCGGCATACTTTTGATCATTCGCGGAGATTTATTCAATTACATAACGGCATTCTGGGCATTTCTTGAGTTCACATTTTTTATACCAATATTCTTTATAAACAGGGCTCCAAGAATATCAAACATTGATAAACCGGTTTTTATTGAATATTAG
- a CDS encoding RAD55 family ATPase, whose product MIIKEDLIKKAVSEFGNYNSYDINENYNITGKSGVIYEFDYIVKGPDILIAFLVINDVNALSDILLFNAKCMDCDIKNRAIIIDRDLSSDESNLVKTYNIKVVDARLKGSSSERAETGIDLLDERLGGGFLKNNVYLISGKAGTGKTILSTIFLCHGASLGEKGLIIVTDTYPEQYISNMNTMNIDFNKFYASGMIKVLEISDQIRLMKGEIIDGKGNTRKYITRIAGDIRSMIENEKIRRIVIDPVNPLLFPDDDFINMFMKAITFDGSVTLITSGIRASDLSIYGMEEYYVSGIIKLDLNYNGDLRRRMVIAKMRGTDFDGSPFYFVITKNGIEQEHEKTFREVE is encoded by the coding sequence ATGATAATAAAAGAGGATTTAATTAAAAAAGCAGTTTCAGAGTTCGGGAATTATAACTCATATGATATAAATGAAAATTATAACATAACTGGAAAATCCGGTGTTATCTATGAATTTGATTACATAGTTAAGGGACCTGATATATTAATAGCATTTCTGGTTATAAATGATGTGAATGCACTTAGCGATATATTATTGTTCAATGCCAAGTGCATGGACTGCGATATAAAGAACAGGGCAATAATAATAGACCGTGATCTGAGCAGCGACGAATCAAATTTGGTAAAGACATATAACATAAAGGTTGTTGATGCAAGGTTAAAAGGATCATCCAGTGAGAGGGCGGAAACCGGCATAGATTTACTTGATGAAAGGCTTGGCGGTGGATTTTTAAAAAATAATGTATACCTTATATCAGGGAAGGCAGGCACCGGAAAAACAATACTGTCAACGATATTTCTATGCCACGGGGCCAGTCTTGGGGAAAAGGGGCTTATTATTGTCACGGATACCTATCCTGAACAGTACATATCAAACATGAACACCATGAATATTGATTTCAATAAATTTTATGCATCCGGCATGATAAAGGTTTTAGAAATATCTGATCAGATACGTTTAATGAAGGGCGAAATTATTGATGGCAAGGGAAATACAAGAAAATACATAACAAGAATAGCCGGGGATATAAGATCAATGATTGAAAATGAAAAAATTAGAAGGATAGTTATAGATCCTGTTAACCCATTATTATTTCCGGATGATGATTTTATAAATATGTTTATGAAGGCAATAACATTTGATGGTTCAGTTACATTAATAACCTCAGGGATACGGGCAAGTGATTTAAGTATTTATGGCATGGAGGAATACTATGTATCAGGTATTATAAAACTCGATTTAAACTATAATGGCGATTTAAGAAGGCGCATGGTCATTGCAAAGATGCGTGGCACAGATTTCGACGGATCACCATTCTATTTTGTAATAACAAAAAATGGCATTGAGCAGGAACATGAAAAAACCTTTAGAGAGGTTGAATGA
- the glgB gene encoding 1,4-alpha-glucan branching protein GlgB, with protein sequence MDFKCLNDVECSHPEKILGPHLEDVYIIRAYIPIARAAFILIDNKKYQMIDNGKVFEYRSDNEINDYKILYIDDSGYEKTIDDPYRFRPEISDYDIYLYGTGRLFEAYKTFGAHLKTIKDVSGCNFVVWAPSALSVSVVGNFNHWTPGMHPMINVNDSGIWALFIPGIKENEVYKFAIKTKNNEIKMKTDPFAFYTEKRPRTGSIVINDDFHWTDNSFKRSENALSIYEMHLGSWKRNNGDYYNYREIADMLIDHLKKTGFNCVEIMPVMEHPLDISWGYQVVNYFAPTSRYGKPDDFKYLVNRLHENNIMVILDFVPAHFPDDDYGLYMFDGTHLYDYEDPRMGRTPDWGTNIFDFGRNGIRSFIASAAVFWIDKYHVDGLRFDAVTSMIYLDFGRKPGEWIPNINGGNINLEAVSLLKEINDYIHNKYYNVITVAEESSTYPGITSESGLNFNYKWNLGWMHDTLDFFHEDPLYRKYRINNLTFSVMYMYSENFILPVSHDEVVYGKGSLYRKMPGNKNEKISNVKLFLSYMFSYPGKKLLFMGNEFAQKNEWNVLSQLSWNDLDDGKYVMELIHDLNNLYKNDFNFYNDKNFSWIDFNDKTNTVISFNRGNAVCIFNFTPVERENYAIGVDYLSRYIEIINTDSKKYNGGNILNESIYACKYPMHGRRYSIEIDLPPLAAVIMEPEDLNGSSGN encoded by the coding sequence ATGGATTTTAAATGCTTAAATGATGTTGAATGCAGCCATCCAGAAAAAATATTAGGTCCACATCTTGAGGATGTTTACATAATAAGGGCGTACATACCAATTGCCAGGGCCGCATTCATATTGATAGATAACAAAAAATATCAAATGATTGATAATGGCAAGGTTTTTGAATATAGATCAGACAATGAAATAAATGATTATAAAATATTATACATTGATGATTCAGGCTATGAAAAAACGATCGATGACCCTTACAGGTTCAGGCCTGAGATCTCTGATTATGATATATATTTATACGGAACAGGAAGATTATTTGAGGCATACAAAACATTTGGTGCTCATTTAAAAACCATAAAAGATGTTTCAGGCTGCAACTTTGTTGTGTGGGCTCCATCAGCATTATCAGTTTCAGTGGTTGGAAATTTCAATCACTGGACACCGGGCATGCATCCAATGATAAATGTAAATGATTCCGGCATCTGGGCGCTTTTTATACCTGGTATAAAAGAAAACGAGGTTTATAAATTTGCAATAAAAACAAAAAACAATGAAATAAAGATGAAGACTGATCCATTTGCATTTTACACAGAGAAAAGACCAAGAACAGGATCAATTGTAATAAATGATGATTTTCACTGGACAGATAATTCATTCAAAAGATCCGAAAATGCGTTGTCAATATACGAAATGCATCTTGGCTCATGGAAGAGAAATAACGGTGATTATTACAATTACAGGGAAATAGCAGATATGCTTATAGATCATTTAAAAAAAACTGGGTTTAACTGCGTCGAGATCATGCCAGTAATGGAGCATCCACTTGATATTTCATGGGGATACCAGGTTGTAAACTACTTTGCACCAACATCAAGGTATGGAAAACCAGATGATTTTAAATACCTTGTAAACAGGCTCCATGAGAATAACATTATGGTCATACTCGACTTTGTGCCAGCGCATTTTCCAGATGATGACTACGGCCTTTACATGTTTGACGGAACACATTTATACGATTATGAGGATCCAAGAATGGGAAGAACACCTGACTGGGGAACAAACATCTTTGATTTCGGCAGGAATGGCATCAGGTCTTTTATTGCATCTGCGGCCGTTTTCTGGATTGATAAATACCATGTGGACGGATTAAGATTCGATGCTGTGACATCAATGATATACCTGGACTTTGGCAGAAAGCCAGGCGAGTGGATTCCAAATATAAACGGCGGAAACATAAACCTCGAGGCAGTTTCGCTTTTAAAGGAGATAAATGATTACATACATAATAAATATTATAATGTAATAACTGTGGCGGAGGAATCAAGCACATACCCTGGAATAACATCAGAATCAGGGTTAAATTTTAACTACAAATGGAATCTTGGCTGGATGCATGACACACTAGATTTCTTCCATGAGGATCCATTGTACAGAAAATACAGAATAAATAATTTAACATTCAGTGTTATGTACATGTACAGCGAGAATTTTATTCTACCAGTATCCCATGATGAGGTTGTCTACGGCAAGGGCTCACTTTACAGAAAGATGCCAGGAAATAAAAATGAAAAGATTTCCAATGTAAAACTGTTTTTATCATACATGTTTTCATATCCAGGGAAGAAGCTTCTTTTTATGGGCAACGAATTTGCACAGAAAAATGAATGGAATGTGCTTTCACAGCTTTCATGGAACGATCTTGATGATGGAAAATATGTAATGGAATTAATACACGATTTAAACAATTTATACAAAAACGATTTTAATTTTTACAATGATAAAAATTTTTCATGGATAGATTTCAATGATAAAACAAACACTGTTATAAGCTTTAACAGGGGCAATGCCGTATGTATTTTCAATTTTACTCCTGTTGAGCGTGAAAACTATGCAATAGGCGTTGATTATCTATCTAGGTATATTGAAATTATAAACACCGATTCAAAAAAATACAATGGAGGCAACATTTTAAACGAATCCATTTATGCATGTAAGTACCCAATGCACGGGAGAAGATACTCGATAGAAATAGATCTGCCGCCACTGGCGGCAGTTATTATGGAGCCGGAGGATTTAAATGGATCCAGTGGCAATTGA
- a CDS encoding alpha-1,4-glucan--maltose-1-phosphate maltosyltransferase → MDPVAIENVTPEIECGRFPAKIVVNSKFTVTAEVFRAGHDLVYPVLMYRKLKKRWRSVAMKGTGNDLYEASFTPDEPGIYEYKISAWKDSYGTLIRNINAWLGSNEDVEQDIIEAINLIKDAYKRSSGNDKKIIKRYLDDLINSDLNKKVMILNDNNFSSIIKKYQKKIDKTDYRTLRLIADPDYGSYGSWYELFPRSIGNFNDLIKHLNYVKSMNFNVLYLTPIHPIGITNRRGKNGSRISDKNDPGSPWAIGNDSGGHYSINSDLGSLEDFKNLLRSAREKNIMIAMDIALQCSPDHPYVRDHPEWFYHRPDGSIRYAENPPKKYYDIYPLNFETKNKMALWNEMKNIFLYWISNGVKIFRVDNPHTKPLDFWEWLINDIKRDHPDVVFLSEAFTRENLMFELSKRGFTMSYTYFTWKLTKGEITEYFKKLYSYPYNFFFRPMLFTNTPDILGRDLSMGRNEFIIRSVLASTLSSLWGIYSGFELCENDRLDDTEEYLNSEKYEIKRRNFNSDNNIKDIIARLNSIRDEMPALRSGKIKFCETDNDKIIAYARYNNENKILVVLNLDTMNVQSGFIRVPLNDFSMDLNSIYDVHDVLNNNHYKWSGEYNYVRLIPGKRQAHIMVIKNA, encoded by the coding sequence ATGGATCCAGTGGCAATTGAGAATGTAACACCGGAGATAGAATGCGGAAGGTTTCCGGCAAAGATAGTTGTAAACAGCAAATTTACGGTGACCGCAGAGGTTTTCAGGGCAGGTCACGACCTTGTTTATCCCGTTTTAATGTACAGGAAATTAAAGAAAAGATGGAGATCAGTCGCCATGAAAGGCACCGGCAATGATCTTTATGAGGCATCATTTACACCAGATGAGCCGGGAATATACGAATACAAAATATCGGCCTGGAAGGATTCATACGGCACTTTAATAAGGAACATAAATGCCTGGCTTGGCTCAAACGAGGATGTTGAACAGGATATAATCGAGGCAATCAATTTAATTAAAGATGCATATAAAAGATCCTCAGGGAATGATAAAAAAATTATTAAAAGATACCTTGATGATTTAATCAATTCAGATTTAAATAAAAAGGTCATGATACTAAACGATAATAATTTCTCATCTATAATAAAAAAATACCAGAAAAAAATAGATAAAACAGATTACAGAACCTTAAGGCTCATCGCTGACCCAGACTACGGTAGCTACGGTTCATGGTACGAGCTTTTTCCAAGATCCATTGGTAACTTTAATGATCTAATAAAACATTTAAACTATGTAAAATCGATGAATTTCAATGTTTTATATTTAACGCCAATACATCCAATTGGCATTACAAACAGGCGCGGGAAGAATGGATCAAGAATTTCAGATAAAAATGATCCAGGAAGTCCATGGGCCATAGGCAACGATTCCGGAGGGCATTACTCGATTAACAGCGACCTTGGCAGCCTTGAGGACTTCAAGAATCTTTTAAGGTCTGCCCGGGAAAAAAACATCATGATAGCCATGGACATTGCTCTGCAGTGCTCACCTGATCATCCATATGTAAGGGATCATCCTGAATGGTTTTATCACAGGCCTGACGGTTCAATAAGATACGCGGAGAATCCGCCAAAAAAATACTATGATATATATCCATTGAACTTTGAAACAAAAAACAAAATGGCATTATGGAACGAGATGAAGAACATATTTTTATACTGGATTTCAAATGGTGTAAAAATATTCAGGGTAGATAATCCACATACAAAGCCCCTGGACTTCTGGGAGTGGCTTATAAATGATATAAAAAGGGATCATCCGGATGTTGTGTTTTTATCAGAGGCCTTTACAAGGGAAAATCTTATGTTTGAACTTTCAAAGCGGGGCTTTACAATGTCATATACATATTTTACATGGAAATTAACAAAGGGCGAGATAACAGAGTATTTCAAAAAGCTTTATTCATATCCATATAATTTCTTCTTCAGGCCGATGCTTTTCACAAACACACCTGATATACTTGGAAGAGATCTTTCCATGGGGAGAAATGAATTTATAATAAGGTCCGTGCTTGCCTCAACGCTTTCATCCCTGTGGGGCATATACTCAGGATTTGAATTATGCGAGAATGACCGCCTTGATGATACAGAGGAATATTTAAACTCTGAGAAGTACGAAATAAAAAGGAGAAATTTTAATAGCGATAATAATATAAAAGATATCATAGCAAGGTTAAACTCAATAAGAGATGAAATGCCGGCGCTTAGATCTGGAAAAATAAAATTCTGCGAAACGGACAATGATAAGATAATAGCATATGCAAGGTATAACAATGAAAACAAAATTCTCGTCGTTTTAAACCTTGATACAATGAATGTTCAATCAGGTTTTATAAGGGTTCCATTGAATGATTTTTCAATGGATTTAAATTCCATATACGATGTCCATGATGTTTTAAATAACAATCATTACAAATGGAGTGGTGAGTACAATTATGTCAGGTTAATACCCGGGAAGCGCCAGGCACATATAATGGTGATTAAAAATGCTTGA
- the treS gene encoding maltose alpha-D-glucosyltransferase, producing MLDNNGLWYRDAVFYEVPVKSFYDSNKDGIGDFNGLTMKLDYLKKLGVDALWLLPFYKSPLKDDGYDISDYYSILPEYGTIDDFKNFIDTAHSMNIRVIADLVLNHVSDQHPWFIESRSSIDNPKRDWFIWSDTPEKFKEARIIFIDTEKSNWTYDPETKQYYFHRFYSSQPDLNYDNPDVRNEVKKVIRYWLDLGLDGFRADAVPYLFKRENTNCENLPETHNFFKEIRRMMDEDYPGTILLAEANQWPTETKAYFGNGDEFHMAFNFPLMPRIFIALARSDYYPIMDIIKQTLPIPDNCDWCIFLRNHDELTLEMVTDSERDIMYREYAKIPKMRLNLGIRRRLAPLADNDINTIELLNALIFSLPGTPIIYYGDEIGMGDNIYLGDRNGVRTPMQWSYDRNAGFSMADSEQLYSPVITNPNYHYESVNVEAELRLSSSLLNWMIKIIHVRKDYKELLGRGSIKFIEQGNKRVLSYIREYENQRMLCLFNLSRNPTYVELNLSDYIGLKPIEAITKAAFPRIKDDRYFITMTPRSFFWFNLIVPERDDSYDLIGED from the coding sequence ATGCTTGATAATAATGGTTTATGGTACCGTGATGCTGTATTTTATGAGGTTCCTGTAAAATCATTCTATGATTCAAACAAAGATGGCATAGGCGATTTTAATGGCCTAACAATGAAGCTTGACTATTTAAAAAAGCTTGGTGTTGACGCCTTATGGCTGCTGCCATTCTATAAATCGCCATTGAAGGACGACGGTTACGATATATCTGATTACTATTCAATACTGCCGGAGTATGGAACAATTGATGATTTTAAAAACTTCATAGATACCGCGCATTCAATGAACATAAGAGTAATAGCGGACCTCGTTCTAAACCATGTATCTGACCAGCATCCATGGTTCATTGAATCAAGAAGCAGCATTGATAATCCAAAGAGGGACTGGTTTATATGGAGCGACACACCAGAAAAATTTAAGGAGGCAAGGATAATATTTATAGATACAGAAAAATCAAACTGGACATATGACCCGGAAACAAAACAGTATTACTTTCACAGGTTTTACTCATCCCAGCCGGATCTTAACTATGACAATCCTGATGTCAGGAACGAGGTTAAAAAGGTTATAAGGTACTGGCTTGACCTTGGCCTTGACGGCTTCAGGGCAGATGCGGTTCCATACCTCTTTAAAAGGGAGAATACAAACTGTGAGAATCTGCCAGAAACACACAACTTTTTTAAGGAAATAAGGAGGATGATGGATGAAGATTACCCTGGAACAATACTTTTAGCAGAGGCAAACCAGTGGCCTACAGAAACAAAGGCATACTTTGGTAACGGCGATGAATTTCATATGGCATTCAATTTTCCTTTGATGCCAAGGATCTTTATAGCACTGGCCAGGAGCGATTACTATCCAATAATGGATATAATAAAGCAGACGCTGCCGATACCTGATAACTGCGACTGGTGCATCTTTCTTAGAAACCATGACGAGCTTACCCTTGAGATGGTCACGGATTCAGAAAGGGATATCATGTACAGGGAGTACGCAAAGATACCAAAGATGCGTTTAAATCTTGGAATAAGGCGCAGGCTAGCACCGCTTGCTGACAATGATATAAACACAATAGAACTATTAAACGCATTAATATTTTCACTGCCCGGCACGCCGATAATATACTATGGCGACGAGATAGGAATGGGCGATAACATATATCTTGGCGATAGAAACGGTGTGAGAACGCCAATGCAGTGGTCATATGATAGAAACGCCGGTTTCTCAATGGCAGATTCGGAGCAGCTCTACTCACCGGTGATAACAAATCCTAATTATCATTATGAAAGCGTGAACGTTGAGGCGGAGCTCAGGCTGAGCTCATCGCTTTTAAACTGGATGATAAAGATTATACATGTTAGAAAGGATTACAAGGAGCTCCTCGGCCGTGGCTCAATAAAATTTATAGAGCAGGGTAATAAAAGGGTGCTTTCCTATATAAGAGAGTATGAAAACCAGAGGATGCTGTGCCTTTTTAATTTATCAAGGAATCCAACGTACGTTGAACTAAATTTAAGTGATTACATAGGGCTTAAACCAATAGAGGCCATAACAAAGGCAGCATTTCCAAGGATAAAGGATGATAGGTATTTCATAACAATGACACCAAGGTCATTCTTCTGGTTTAATTTAATTGTACCTGAAAGGGATGATTCATACGACCTCATTGGAGAAGATTAA